The following are from one region of the Kineosporia sp. NBRC 101731 genome:
- a CDS encoding class I SAM-dependent methyltransferase, whose amino-acid sequence MGRSLCFPLVPDSTALLAAAQAAPGFMPSHEGLALYRAALAAPPVGPLLEVGSWMGKSALYLAAAASEVRTRVVTVDHHRGSEEHQPGWEYHDPTLIDPATGLVDTLPAFRRTIAQAGAEDLVVAVIARGETLAQLWNTPLAFLFIDGSHTDDSAQRDLRAWAPHLAPGGTLAIHDVFPDPADGGQAPYRMYRTALDSGDYEELDGTDSLRLLRRRD is encoded by the coding sequence ATGGGGCGAAGCCTATGCTTTCCCCTCGTGCCGGACTCCACCGCTCTTCTCGCCGCCGCCCAGGCCGCCCCGGGCTTCATGCCCTCCCACGAGGGCCTGGCCCTCTACCGCGCGGCGCTGGCCGCGCCACCGGTCGGCCCCCTGCTGGAGGTCGGGAGCTGGATGGGCAAGTCCGCCCTCTACCTGGCCGCGGCCGCCTCCGAAGTGCGGACGCGGGTGGTCACCGTCGATCACCACCGCGGTTCGGAGGAGCACCAGCCCGGCTGGGAGTACCACGACCCCACCCTGATCGACCCCGCCACCGGGCTCGTCGACACCCTGCCGGCCTTCCGCCGCACGATCGCCCAGGCCGGCGCCGAGGACCTGGTGGTGGCCGTGATCGCCCGCGGCGAGACCCTGGCCCAGCTCTGGAACACTCCTCTGGCGTTCCTGTTCATCGACGGCAGTCACACCGACGACTCGGCCCAGCGTGACCTGCGCGCCTGGGCCCCCCACCTGGCCCCGGGCGGCACCCTGGCCATCCACGACGTCTTCCCCGACCCGGCCGACGGCGGTCAGGCTCCCTACCGGATGTACCGCACGGCCCTGGACAGCGGCGACTACGAGGAACTGGACGGCACCGACTCCCTGCGACTCCTGCGCCGCCGCGACTAA
- a CDS encoding LysR family transcriptional regulator: MNDLETRQLKYFVAVAEEKNFSRAAVRLGIAQPPLSRAIRDLERQLGSQLLVRTTRQVTLTPAGEMLLTEGRRLIGEIEAIARRVQDAGRPERPLRLALKADYDGGLLPKIVDAFDTVPLELLLGGRGEQITALTSHQADVALLPTPYDETGLEREDLLSGPRLVALSAADPLAARTSLRRCDLAGRTLPDGTAAELGGLETPPGYRQTRDLAQIFSLVEVGSIVWFVPQWIAARFPRPHITYRPVEDLEPVTLTVAWRTGSRSPEVAAFVRTVQEVAETALLEGLPGAFHPVPAASAGLRTPTTPQP, translated from the coding sequence ATGAACGACCTGGAGACCCGGCAGCTGAAGTATTTCGTGGCCGTCGCCGAGGAGAAGAACTTCAGCCGGGCCGCCGTCCGGCTGGGGATCGCGCAACCCCCTCTGTCCCGGGCCATCCGTGACCTCGAGCGGCAGCTCGGGTCCCAGCTGCTCGTGCGGACCACCCGCCAGGTCACTCTCACTCCCGCCGGTGAGATGCTCCTGACCGAGGGCCGCCGGCTGATCGGGGAGATCGAGGCCATTGCCCGCCGCGTCCAGGACGCCGGGCGGCCCGAGCGGCCCCTGCGACTGGCCCTCAAGGCCGACTACGACGGCGGGCTGCTGCCGAAGATCGTCGACGCCTTCGACACCGTCCCGCTGGAACTTCTGCTCGGAGGGCGCGGAGAACAGATCACCGCCCTGACCAGTCACCAGGCCGACGTGGCCCTCCTGCCCACGCCGTACGACGAGACCGGTCTCGAACGCGAGGACCTGCTCAGCGGGCCCCGTCTGGTCGCCCTCTCGGCCGCCGACCCGCTCGCGGCCCGCACCAGCCTGCGCCGGTGCGACCTGGCCGGGCGCACGCTGCCCGACGGCACCGCCGCCGAACTCGGTGGCCTCGAGACCCCGCCCGGCTACCGCCAGACCCGGGACCTGGCGCAGATCTTCAGCCTGGTCGAGGTCGGCAGCATCGTGTGGTTCGTGCCGCAATGGATCGCGGCCCGATTCCCCCGCCCGCACATCACCTATCGGCCGGTAGAAGACCTGGAACCCGTGACCCTGACCGTCGCCTGGCGAACCGGGTCGCGCTCACCCGAGGTGGCCGCCTTCGTCCGCACGGTGCAAGAGGTGGCCGAAACCGCGCTCCTCGAGGGACTACCCGGCGCCTTCCACCCTGTTCCGGCCGCGTCGGCAGGCCTGCGGACACCGACCACCCCCCAACCCTGA
- a CDS encoding NAD(P)H-binding protein — MIVVTAPTGNIGSGVVRGLLENDEQVRVVVRDPSRLDPQVAGRVDVVVGSHADADVVDRAFEGADAVFWLVPADEASVSMDEAYSGFARAGIEAFTARPVPRVVGISALGRGTPVAGQAGHVTATLAMDDLIAATGVPYRALTNPSFMDNWLWAAGSIKSTGTYFGPYEPDLAMPSVATGDIAAVAVDLLRDSSWTGFQEHPVLGPENLTFTGMAQIASDVLGRPVRYQQIPGEQFKATMMKFGNSEAIAQGLLDMALAKNEGLDLNVARTAGNSTPTTFAQWCTDVLKPAVDG; from the coding sequence ATGATTGTTGTGACGGCACCGACCGGGAACATCGGCTCCGGCGTGGTACGTGGGTTGCTCGAGAACGACGAGCAGGTGCGCGTCGTCGTCCGTGACCCGTCCCGGCTCGATCCGCAGGTCGCCGGGCGGGTGGACGTCGTGGTCGGCTCCCACGCCGACGCGGACGTGGTCGACCGGGCGTTCGAGGGCGCGGACGCCGTGTTCTGGCTCGTCCCGGCCGATGAGGCCTCCGTGTCGATGGACGAGGCCTACTCGGGTTTCGCCCGGGCCGGCATCGAGGCCTTCACGGCCCGGCCGGTTCCGCGGGTGGTCGGGATCTCGGCGCTCGGGCGGGGGACGCCCGTGGCCGGGCAGGCCGGGCACGTGACCGCCACGCTCGCGATGGACGATCTGATCGCGGCCACCGGGGTGCCCTACCGGGCCCTGACGAACCCGTCCTTCATGGACAACTGGCTGTGGGCCGCGGGCTCGATCAAGTCCACGGGAACGTATTTCGGCCCCTACGAACCGGACCTGGCGATGCCGTCGGTCGCCACCGGGGACATCGCCGCCGTCGCCGTGGACCTGCTCCGGGACTCCTCGTGGACCGGTTTCCAGGAGCACCCGGTCCTGGGCCCGGAGAACCTGACCTTCACCGGGATGGCTCAGATCGCCTCCGATGTCCTCGGTCGCCCCGTGAGGTACCAGCAGATCCCGGGCGAGCAGTTCAAGGCCACCATGATGAAGTTCGGCAACTCGGAGGCCATCGCCCAAGGGCTGCTCGACATGGCCCTGGCCAAGAACGAGGGCCTGGACCTGAACGTCGCCCGCACCGCCGGGAACAGCACCCCGACCACGTTCGCGCAGTGGTGCACCGACGTCCTCAAGCCGGCCGTCGACGGCTGA
- a CDS encoding class I SAM-dependent methyltransferase produces MLTLDYDRLDVRAGTTLLDLGCGEGRHTFEAYRRGADVVSLDLSAKDLVTTRTWTGAMDLAGEPPAGARTAPVVGDLRSLPLPDESFDRVIASEVLEHIQDDAIAIAEIARVLKPGGLAAITVPRWLPERICWAMSDEYHANEGGHVRIYRASELAALCRDAGLEHTGTSHAHALHSVYWWLKCFFGMEDTPIVRAYHRLLVWDIMKKPRTTKLLERTLNPLIGKSVVLYLRKSA; encoded by the coding sequence GTGCTGACGCTCGACTACGACCGCCTCGACGTACGGGCCGGGACGACTCTGCTCGACCTGGGATGCGGGGAGGGCCGGCACACCTTCGAGGCCTACCGGCGCGGGGCCGACGTCGTCTCGCTCGACCTGAGTGCGAAAGACCTGGTCACCACCCGCACCTGGACCGGCGCCATGGACCTGGCGGGGGAGCCTCCGGCCGGTGCCCGGACCGCCCCCGTCGTGGGTGACCTGCGCTCGCTGCCCCTGCCCGACGAGTCGTTCGACCGGGTGATCGCCTCGGAGGTGCTCGAGCACATCCAGGACGACGCCATCGCGATCGCCGAGATCGCCCGCGTCCTCAAACCCGGTGGCCTGGCGGCGATCACGGTGCCGCGCTGGCTGCCCGAGCGGATCTGCTGGGCCATGTCGGACGAGTACCACGCCAACGAGGGCGGGCACGTGCGCATCTACCGGGCCTCCGAGCTGGCCGCGCTCTGCCGCGACGCCGGGCTGGAGCACACCGGCACCTCTCACGCCCACGCCCTGCACAGCGTGTACTGGTGGCTGAAGTGCTTCTTCGGGATGGAAGACACCCCGATCGTGCGCGCCTACCACCGGCTGCTGGTCTGGGACATCATGAAGAAGCCCCGCACGACGAAACTGCTGGAGCGGACGCTGAACCCGCTGATCGGCAAGAGTGTCGTGCTGTACCTGCGCAAGAGCGCCTAG
- a CDS encoding prenyltransferase/squalene oxidase repeat-containing protein, with protein sequence MTFPTAAEVHATALSIAAAQETSGAVPWFPGGETDPWDHVECLMALDVAGLHEAARCGYDWLRRTQLPDGSWPGRVRGEIVVEATAETNHAAYVAVGVLHHWLSTGDDEFLARYWPMVRDALGFVLSLQNPDGTVGWARSPKGSPDPAALLTGCSSIHHALRCAVTLAQARGDGNLAEMWDASAHRLREAIVHRPGAFVEKTRFSMDWYYPVLGGALRGDQAQERISAAWDTFVVPGQGIRCVADRPWVTGAETCELALALAVMGDTRRAAEQVAAMQHLREADGSYWTGLVLTDGQRWPVEQSTWTGAAMVLAVDLINGGKATTPAFGTTGTDLRELDLDDLVS encoded by the coding sequence TTGACGTTCCCCACCGCGGCCGAGGTGCACGCGACCGCGCTGAGCATCGCCGCAGCTCAGGAAACCTCCGGTGCGGTGCCGTGGTTTCCGGGTGGTGAGACCGACCCCTGGGACCACGTCGAATGCCTGATGGCCCTCGACGTCGCCGGGCTGCACGAGGCGGCCCGCTGCGGGTACGACTGGCTGCGGCGCACGCAACTCCCGGACGGCAGCTGGCCCGGCCGGGTCCGCGGGGAGATCGTGGTCGAGGCCACCGCCGAGACCAATCACGCCGCGTACGTCGCCGTCGGGGTGCTGCACCACTGGCTGAGCACCGGTGACGACGAGTTCCTCGCGCGCTACTGGCCGATGGTCCGCGACGCCCTGGGTTTCGTTCTCTCACTGCAGAATCCGGACGGCACCGTGGGCTGGGCCCGCTCCCCGAAGGGATCTCCCGACCCGGCCGCCCTGCTGACCGGCTGCTCCAGCATCCATCACGCGCTGCGGTGCGCGGTCACGCTCGCACAGGCCCGGGGGGACGGCAACCTCGCAGAGATGTGGGACGCGTCGGCGCACCGATTGCGCGAGGCGATCGTTCACCGGCCGGGCGCCTTCGTGGAGAAGACCCGGTTCTCGATGGACTGGTACTACCCGGTGCTGGGTGGCGCCCTGCGTGGTGACCAGGCCCAGGAACGGATCTCGGCCGCCTGGGACACGTTCGTGGTGCCGGGCCAGGGCATCCGCTGCGTGGCCGACCGCCCCTGGGTGACGGGAGCCGAGACCTGCGAACTGGCCCTGGCCCTGGCGGTGATGGGTGACACCCGGCGGGCGGCCGAGCAGGTGGCGGCCATGCAGCACCTGAGGGAGGCGGACGGCTCCTACTGGACCGGCCTCGTCCTCACCGACGGACAACGCTGGCCGGTTGAGCAGAGCACCTGGACCGGAGCGGCCATGGTACTGGCGGTCGACCTGATCAACGGCGGCAAGGCCACGACCCCAGCGTTCGGTACGACGGGGACGGACCTGCGGGAACTGGACCTCGACGACCTGGTGTCCTGA